Proteins encoded within one genomic window of Capsicum annuum cultivar UCD-10X-F1 unplaced genomic scaffold, UCD10Xv1.1 ctg1705, whole genome shotgun sequence:
- the LOC107857868 gene encoding protein trichome birefringence-like 19 yields MDFQDNLELSLGKLKTRKKNATKIVPFVALAILFTLIPLYYPSLHPKKLSQVLSSSSFQSNSSYSSSTEEKNEKIITTPSSSPQINVTRSDTLVAAPQARFINHTDEKCDLFLGEWVPNPDGPYYTNMTCFTIQEHQNCMKYGRPDRDFLKWKWKPDACELPLFDAHQFLQLVRGKSLAFVGDSVARNHMQSLICLLSKVVYAVDVSDTTDQETKHWEYRDYNFNMSIFWAPYLVKANKTEPNNTYQPFNLYLDEPDESWTTKIQDFDYVIISAGHWFFRPSMFYLNHTLVGCLFCSQPNVSQLTSFFSYQKAFQTAFRIINSLENYKGITFLRTFAPSHFEDGVWDKGGDCVRTIPFKRNENVLDDYNLEFYKIQLQELTIAQKEGKNKFRLFDATQSMLLRPDGHPSKYGHWPKPNVTLSNDCVHWCLPGPIDVWNDFLLELMKREAIDE; encoded by the exons atGGATTTTCAAGATAATCTTGAACTTTCGTTAGGGAAACTAAAAACACGAAAGAAAAATGCTACAAAAATTGTCCCCTTTGTTGCCCTTGCTATCTTATTCACTCTTATCCCTTTATACTATCCTTCTTTGCACCCTAAAAAACTCTCACAAGttctttcttcatcttctttccaATCCAACAGTAGTTATAGTAGTAGtacagaagaaaaaaatgaaaaaattatcacaacaccatcatcatcaccacaAATTAACGTGACCAGAAGTGATACCTTAGTGGCCGCGCCTCAAGCAAGATTTATTAATCATACTGATGAAAAATGCGATTTATTTTTGGGGGAATGGGTACCAAATCCAGACGGACCATATTATACAAACATGACATGTTTTACAATTCAAGAACATCAAAATTGCATGAAATATGGAAGGCCTGATAGAGATTTCTTGAAGTGGAAATGGAAACCGGATGCCTGTGAGTTACCACTATTTGATGCacatcaatttcttcaacttgttagGGGGAAATCACTAGCCTTTGTTGGAGATTCAGTTGCAAGAAATCATATGCAATCATTGATATGCTTATTGTCTAAA GTAGTATATGCTGTAGATGTTTCAGATACGACAGATCAAGAAACTAAGCATTGGGAATACAGAGATTACAACTTTAACATGTCCATATTTTGGGCACCCTATTTGGTAAAAGCAAATAAAACCGAACCCAATAATACATATCAACCGtttaatttatatcttgatgaacCTGATGAATCTTGGACCACCAAAATCCAAGATTTCGATTATGTGATCATCTCAGCTGGCCACTGGTTCTTCCGTCCAAGTATGTTTTACTTGAACCACACCCTCGTTGGCTGCCTTTTCTGTTCACAACCCAATGTTAGCCAATTAACATCTTTTTTCAGCTACCAGAAGGCATTTCAAACGGCTTTCCGGATCATTAATAGTTTGGAAAACTACAAGGGAATTACTTTTTTGAGGACATTCGCACCATCTCATTTTGAAGATGGGGTTTGGGATAAAGGAGGAGATTGTGTTAGGACGATACCATTTAAGAGGAATGAGAATGTGTTGGATGATTATAACTTAGAATTTTACAAGATTCAATTGCAAGAACTAACGATTGCTCAAAAGGAAGGGAAAAATAAATTTAGGCTATTTGATGCAACACAATCAATGTTATTGAGACCAGATGGTCATCCTAGTAAATATGGACATTGGCCTAAGCCGAACGTTACATTGTCAAATGACTGTGTCCATTGGTGTTTGCCAGGCCCAATTGATGTGTGGAATGATTTCTTACTTGAACTTATGAAAAGGGAGGCAATTGATGAATAA